In one window of Terriglobia bacterium DNA:
- a CDS encoding OmpA family protein produces the protein MKRSIFTAAAVTVLLLFAAAAMWAQEDKKGSKDYPLFSRWPGYYMDNYEHKKFDAYTYELKDKKEMVEGEYYYLSYCNKKGVEGASEIEIIRNFENAIRKAGGTVLYTSGKSSTIGKIIKEGKEIWVRAQPWNGGNCYTLHITERQAMDQTIQANAASWLTDITATGHAAVYGIYFDVDKSEIKPESEPALSEMAKLLKNNTTLNVFIVGHTDNTGTFEHNMKLSQDRAASVVNALVGKHGIAGTRLKPMGVASLTPVASNKTEEGKAKNRRVELVER, from the coding sequence ATGAAAAGGAGCATCTTTACTGCAGCAGCCGTCACCGTGCTATTGCTTTTCGCGGCGGCGGCCATGTGGGCCCAGGAGGACAAGAAGGGGAGCAAGGATTACCCATTGTTCTCACGTTGGCCGGGGTACTACATGGATAACTACGAGCACAAGAAGTTCGACGCCTACACGTATGAGCTGAAAGACAAGAAGGAAATGGTCGAGGGAGAGTACTACTATCTCAGTTACTGCAATAAGAAGGGCGTCGAAGGTGCCAGCGAGATCGAGATCATCCGCAACTTTGAGAACGCCATTCGCAAGGCGGGCGGCACAGTGCTGTATACCTCCGGTAAGTCTTCGACGATCGGGAAGATCATCAAGGAAGGGAAGGAAATCTGGGTCCGCGCACAGCCCTGGAATGGTGGCAACTGCTACACGCTACACATCACCGAACGCCAGGCCATGGATCAGACCATCCAGGCCAATGCAGCCTCCTGGCTGACTGACATTACCGCCACCGGACACGCCGCCGTGTATGGAATCTATTTCGACGTCGACAAGTCGGAGATCAAGCCCGAGTCCGAGCCGGCGCTCAGCGAGATGGCGAAGCTGCTGAAGAACAACACCACGCTCAACGTCTTCATCGTCGGCCACACCGACAATACCGGCACCTTCGAGCACAACATGAAGCTGTCGCAGGACCGCGCGGCCTCGGTGGTCAATGCGCTGGTGGGCAAGCACGGGATCGCGGGGACGCGCCTCAAGCCGATGGGCGTCGCTTCGCTTACCCCGGTGGCATCGAACAAGACCGAGGAAGGCAAGGCAAAAAACCGGAGGGTGGAACTGGTGGAGCGGTGA
- a CDS encoding OmpA family protein, translated as MKTAKRFTLGWVMVFISLLAPALLLGQAAKPDKKGCSDSPLLSRVSGCYIYSCERNEWDAVKIAIGPGNKTQMIEGEKLHNYYECAAESYSRLKVVRNAESALRPAGYTIEFSGTYDGDPAVTARKGSQWIFVTTGTDRYWVTTVKAKEMAQEMKATAEVLASDITATGHAAVYGICFDTDKAEIKPESEPALTEMAKLLKNNAALNVFIVGHTDNTGTFEHNMKLSQDRAASVVSALVTKHGIAAARLKSTGVASLAPVASNDTEDGKAKNRRVELVKR; from the coding sequence ATGAAAACGGCTAAGCGCTTCACACTCGGTTGGGTGATGGTGTTCATTTCGCTGCTTGCTCCAGCGCTCCTCTTGGGCCAGGCGGCGAAGCCGGACAAAAAAGGCTGCAGCGACTCTCCGCTTCTGAGCAGGGTGTCCGGTTGCTACATCTATAGCTGTGAGCGGAACGAATGGGACGCGGTAAAGATTGCGATCGGCCCCGGGAACAAGACTCAAATGATCGAAGGGGAGAAGCTCCACAATTACTACGAGTGTGCCGCGGAATCGTACAGCCGCCTGAAGGTGGTTCGCAATGCTGAATCGGCCTTACGGCCGGCGGGCTACACCATCGAGTTTTCCGGGACGTACGACGGCGACCCTGCGGTCACGGCGCGCAAGGGGTCGCAGTGGATTTTCGTGACCACCGGCACCGACCGTTACTGGGTCACCACCGTTAAGGCCAAGGAAATGGCTCAGGAGATGAAGGCCACGGCCGAGGTGCTGGCCAGCGACATTACCGCCACCGGGCATGCCGCGGTCTATGGGATTTGTTTCGACACGGACAAGGCGGAGATCAAGCCCGAGTCTGAGCCGGCGCTCACCGAGATGGCGAAGCTGCTGAAGAACAACGCGGCGCTCAACGTATTCATCGTCGGGCACACCGATAATACTGGCACCTTCGAACACAACATGAAGCTCTCGCAGGATCGCGCGGCGTCGGTGGTCAGCGCACTGGTCACCAAGCACGGGATCGCGGCGGCACGCCTCAAGTCGACGGGCGTTGCTTCGCTGGCCCCGGTGGCTTCCAACGACACCGAGGACGGCAAGGCCAAGAACCGTCGCGTGGAATTGGTGAAGCGGTAA
- a CDS encoding tetratricopeptide repeat protein → MEKKDFITALDDYGFFLQQAGNHQDAVTAFEEVKTIDPNRAVNHLNLGDSLWAPRTR, encoded by the coding sequence TTGGAGAAAAAAGATTTCATCACGGCTCTGGACGATTACGGGTTTTTCCTGCAGCAAGCGGGGAATCATCAGGACGCAGTGACCGCGTTCGAGGAAGTGAAAACCATCGATCCGAACAGGGCCGTCAACCACCTGAATCTAGGCGACTCATTGTGGGCGCCTCGAACTCGTTAG
- a CDS encoding radical SAM protein, producing the protein MSQPAPIESTPEFTESTRAFRVDVPLQEFLQKASVRTTLLPPSPEPQALPEPVFPMTKGTTDMKRSGFVYHANNGTRAFRRWFVPYVQSRVMADEFRPLLSYLFTEWKCNLDCHYCWAFDNSVKGMTEDTAKRSIDWLHSVGCRVIAIMGGEPLLRPQFIHKVVYYGTKRGFFVYLPTNGRLLRPEVCDWIGDSGVAAINFAVDCVDEKPGLPKALKPIRANFDYMVKMQRRYGYMVVFNMNICRNNMDDIKELTEIAHDHGISTDYHINETPMLEQSHFKHMQENETYLRPEDFPKVDALLDHLIEKNKQGYIMVNSKAHLGRMKDFMRGKVESWNCRAGHNSCVIRTDGTLAPCFPMYSAQYDWGTVENQKFDVKQLDEMKKDCGKHCLSTCQYVLGHYYNNQTVLRWIIKQALHGFSLNGATTAVAQA; encoded by the coding sequence ATGTCACAACCGGCCCCAATCGAATCCACACCCGAATTTACCGAATCCACACGCGCGTTTCGTGTTGATGTGCCATTGCAGGAGTTCCTGCAAAAGGCATCCGTGCGGACCACTCTCCTGCCGCCTTCTCCGGAGCCACAGGCCCTGCCGGAGCCGGTCTTTCCCATGACCAAAGGGACCACCGACATGAAGCGGTCGGGATTCGTGTATCACGCCAACAACGGGACCCGGGCCTTTCGCCGGTGGTTTGTCCCCTATGTTCAATCGCGCGTGATGGCGGACGAGTTTCGCCCCTTATTGTCGTACCTGTTCACTGAGTGGAAATGCAACCTCGACTGCCACTACTGCTGGGCGTTCGACAACAGCGTCAAGGGAATGACCGAAGACACCGCCAAGCGCTCCATCGATTGGCTGCATTCCGTGGGTTGCCGCGTCATTGCCATCATGGGAGGCGAGCCGCTGCTGCGTCCGCAATTCATCCACAAGGTGGTGTACTACGGAACGAAACGCGGATTCTTCGTCTACCTCCCCACCAACGGTCGATTGTTGAGGCCGGAGGTATGCGATTGGATTGGCGATTCGGGCGTCGCGGCCATCAATTTCGCGGTCGATTGTGTCGACGAGAAGCCGGGATTGCCCAAGGCGCTCAAGCCCATCCGAGCCAATTTCGATTACATGGTGAAGATGCAGCGGCGGTACGGCTACATGGTCGTCTTCAACATGAACATCTGCCGGAACAACATGGACGACATCAAGGAATTGACCGAAATTGCGCACGACCATGGGATCTCCACCGATTATCACATCAACGAGACCCCGATGCTGGAGCAGTCGCATTTCAAGCATATGCAGGAGAACGAAACATACCTGCGGCCCGAGGATTTTCCCAAGGTCGACGCCCTGCTGGACCATTTGATCGAGAAGAACAAGCAGGGTTACATCATGGTGAATTCCAAGGCGCACCTGGGGCGGATGAAAGATTTCATGCGGGGCAAGGTTGAGTCCTGGAATTGTCGCGCGGGGCACAACTCCTGCGTGATTCGGACGGATGGCACGCTGGCGCCCTGCTTCCCGATGTACTCTGCACAGTACGATTGGGGAACCGTCGAAAATCAGAAGTTCGACGTCAAACAGCTCGATGAGATGAAAAAGGACTGCGGCAAGCATTGCCTGTCGACCTGCCAGTACGTCCTGGGGCATTACTACAACAACCAGACCGTCCTGCGGTGGATCATCAAGCAGGCCTTGCACGGCTTCAGCCTGAACGGCGCGACGACCGCCGTGGCTCAAGCCTGA
- a CDS encoding radical SAM protein, which translates to MHKPIKYVEKGLTYLAGGAWSVFDRLNRIKPNPAFTPKWSDRPLLKSYQKVKPPLGWPRTTDSLCPKCVPEVRKQIVDGKIPKDILLNERVGEIKAQIVERDGQILMIKDCPKHGHFEDVMSIDAEFFKHLEQAYPGSDIVSHNDEKLHNHGTSTIRYGRGAVLTIDLTNRCNMMCDPCFMDANQVGFVHELSWEEIQRLLDNAISLKPRRQMSVQFSGGEPTLSPYFIDAVRYARKVGYNSVQAATNGIEFAKSEEFCRQAAEAGLRYAYLQFDGIGNAANEHRKVGNLFDVKLRAIENLHKAGIEIVPVTTIVNGINNEQVGRIIQFALDNPKRVSFCSFQPVSFTGRDEDISDERRQAQRYTLSHLAHDVKKQTGLGEPTRDWFPLSFISTFADWADLVHGPGADWGQLSCGCHPNCGVGMAVMIDKETKEAAPLTSFLNTDRLARDVARVNDGARSKFVSILGMALAVMRNYDPFKATTHFSVFDLLKKFDKGFGASGRDYGKVGADRTMEDIERRRRDRWNILFIAGMWFQDLFNYDFRRTERCIIPYATQEGEISFCAYNTGVGWRNIVEKMHMTATLTKWYEEHGRHEIFAGGKSVSLDSSDHSLVLKEGLITTEVQHDLEERGIAKTAREEKLRAARERLKQQQENERMAKLYRQHILNEPVPEVPKIVQLLNKYGIEPQKDAPPQ; encoded by the coding sequence ATGCACAAGCCAATAAAGTATGTGGAGAAAGGCTTGACTTATTTAGCCGGTGGGGCGTGGAGTGTATTCGATAGGCTGAACCGCATTAAGCCGAACCCGGCGTTCACACCGAAGTGGTCGGATCGCCCCCTCCTGAAGTCCTATCAAAAAGTCAAACCGCCCCTGGGATGGCCGCGAACCACCGATTCGCTCTGCCCCAAGTGTGTGCCCGAGGTTCGCAAGCAGATCGTGGATGGCAAGATCCCCAAAGATATTCTGCTGAATGAAAGGGTGGGTGAAATCAAGGCGCAGATTGTGGAGCGTGACGGTCAGATCCTGATGATCAAGGACTGCCCCAAACACGGACATTTTGAAGACGTGATGTCGATTGACGCCGAGTTCTTCAAGCACCTGGAACAGGCTTATCCCGGCAGCGATATCGTCTCCCACAATGATGAGAAGTTGCACAATCACGGGACCAGCACGATCCGTTATGGCCGGGGTGCGGTCCTCACGATTGATCTGACCAACCGCTGCAACATGATGTGTGATCCCTGCTTCATGGACGCCAATCAGGTGGGTTTCGTACATGAACTGAGTTGGGAGGAGATCCAACGGCTGCTCGATAACGCCATCTCCCTCAAGCCGCGGCGCCAAATGAGCGTCCAGTTTTCGGGAGGTGAGCCGACCCTGTCGCCGTATTTCATCGATGCCGTCCGGTATGCGCGCAAGGTGGGGTACAACAGTGTCCAGGCAGCGACGAACGGGATCGAGTTCGCCAAGAGTGAGGAATTTTGCCGCCAGGCCGCGGAAGCGGGCCTTCGATATGCTTACCTCCAGTTTGACGGGATTGGAAACGCGGCCAATGAACATCGCAAGGTGGGGAACTTATTTGACGTTAAACTCCGTGCCATTGAAAACCTCCACAAAGCGGGTATCGAAATTGTGCCCGTGACCACCATTGTCAATGGCATTAACAACGAACAGGTGGGACGCATCATCCAATTCGCGCTGGACAACCCCAAGCGGGTCTCCTTCTGCTCCTTCCAGCCGGTTTCCTTCACCGGCCGCGATGAGGACATCTCCGATGAACGGCGCCAGGCGCAACGTTACACGCTTTCGCACCTGGCCCACGATGTGAAGAAGCAAACGGGCCTGGGCGAGCCCACCCGCGACTGGTTCCCGCTCTCCTTTATCAGCACGTTTGCGGATTGGGCTGATCTGGTTCACGGTCCCGGGGCGGACTGGGGTCAGTTGAGCTGTGGTTGCCACCCCAATTGCGGCGTCGGGATGGCGGTGATGATTGACAAGGAAACAAAAGAGGCCGCCCCGCTCACTTCGTTTCTCAATACCGACCGCCTGGCCCGCGATGTCGCCAGGGTCAACGATGGAGCGCGGAGCAAATTCGTTTCAATCCTGGGAATGGCACTCGCCGTGATGCGGAACTACGACCCTTTCAAAGCGACGACGCATTTCTCGGTGTTCGATCTGTTGAAGAAATTCGACAAAGGCTTTGGAGCGAGCGGAAGGGACTACGGCAAAGTGGGAGCCGACCGGACCATGGAAGATATCGAAAGACGCCGCCGGGACCGCTGGAACATCCTGTTCATTGCCGGAATGTGGTTCCAGGACCTGTTCAATTACGACTTCCGCCGCACGGAGCGGTGCATCATTCCGTACGCGACGCAGGAAGGCGAGATTTCGTTCTGTGCTTACAACACCGGCGTCGGCTGGCGCAATATCGTGGAGAAGATGCACATGACGGCCACGTTGACGAAGTGGTACGAAGAACATGGACGCCACGAGATCTTTGCCGGCGGTAAGAGCGTTAGCCTCGACAGCAGTGACCATTCCCTTGTCCTCAAAGAGGGTCTCATCACCACCGAGGTCCAGCACGATCTCGAGGAAAGGGGAATTGCCAAGACCGCGCGCGAAGAAAAACTGCGGGCGGCGCGAGAGCGATTGAAACAGCAGCAGGAAAACGAGCGGATGGCGAAGCTCTACCGACAGCACATTTTGAATGAACCCGTCCCCGAGGTACCGAAGATCGTCCAGTTACTGAACAAATATGGCATTGAGCCGCAGAAGGACGCGCCTCCGCAGTAG
- the rsgA gene encoding ribosome small subunit-dependent GTPase A has protein sequence MQLAELGWNPYFQGHFMEEQSNGCVPARVSEESKGLYRVMVEEGELLAQITGRVRYRAEERSDFPAVGDWVVIAPRPSEGRALITAILPRRTLLSRKVAGQAIDEQILATNLDIVFIVTSLNQEFKLRRIERYLTLVWQSGAQPVVLLNKADLCPDAGDLCPGAERVAPGAPVHAMSAATGEGLSSVRQYLGAGRTAAFIGSSGVGKSTIINALLGDPLQHVQSVRPSDDRGRHTTTSRQMLVLPDGGIVVDTPGMRELQLWESAVGISQAFEDLEALAQQCRFRDCQHRGEPGCAIPHALADGTLDRARLENYRKMQAELRFLDTKTDPEARRAVKERWKKLCKAQKRGPKKY, from the coding sequence ATGCAATTGGCGGAACTGGGATGGAATCCCTATTTTCAGGGTCATTTTATGGAAGAACAATCGAACGGCTGTGTACCCGCACGCGTGTCGGAGGAGAGCAAGGGGCTATACCGGGTGATGGTCGAAGAGGGTGAACTCCTCGCGCAAATTACGGGGAGGGTCCGTTATCGCGCCGAAGAGCGGAGCGATTTTCCAGCGGTGGGTGACTGGGTCGTCATCGCGCCGCGCCCGTCAGAAGGGCGCGCCCTCATTACCGCGATTCTGCCGCGGCGCACCCTGCTTTCGCGGAAGGTGGCCGGGCAAGCGATCGACGAGCAGATCCTGGCGACGAATCTCGACATCGTGTTCATCGTCACCTCGCTCAACCAGGAGTTCAAACTCCGGCGCATCGAGCGATATCTGACGCTGGTGTGGCAGAGCGGGGCCCAACCCGTCGTGCTCCTGAACAAGGCCGACCTTTGTCCGGATGCCGGCGATCTTTGCCCGGGGGCGGAGCGGGTCGCGCCGGGAGCACCGGTGCATGCGATGAGCGCCGCGACCGGGGAAGGGCTTTCATCGGTGCGGCAGTATCTGGGAGCAGGACGGACGGCCGCGTTTATCGGCTCCTCGGGAGTCGGGAAGAGCACCATCATCAACGCGCTCCTGGGCGACCCACTCCAACACGTCCAGTCCGTCCGGCCTTCAGATGATCGCGGGCGGCACACGACCACGTCACGTCAAATGCTCGTGCTGCCGGACGGTGGCATCGTGGTGGACACTCCGGGAATGCGTGAGTTGCAGCTGTGGGAGAGCGCCGTTGGAATTTCACAAGCTTTCGAGGATCTCGAAGCCTTGGCGCAACAATGCCGGTTTCGCGACTGCCAGCACCGTGGTGAACCCGGTTGCGCCATCCCGCATGCCCTCGCGGACGGCACCCTCGATCGCGCGCGCCTGGAGAATTATCGGAAGATGCAGGCGGAGCTGCGGTTTCTCGATACCAAGACCGATCCCGAGGCGCGACGGGCGGTCAAGGAGCGCTGGAAGAAACTCTGCAAGGCACAGAAGAGGGGCCCCAAGAAATACTAG
- a CDS encoding DUF1579 domain-containing protein, translating to MKFARVFLTLILVVIFAGLVFGTDQEKKPAAKTAAKPAMDEKAAMAMMEKLATPSEGHKKLDMLVGTWHVKNTMWMDPSKPPMVSEGTSEHKWVLGGRFLEQRFEGTFMNMPFSGLGYTGYDNYKKKYVSVWMDSAGTSILNTTGSFDAAGKVLTTTGKMDDFTTGKVMTVREKMTLAGKDEVLFEMYGPNPTGKEYRMMEIQYTRKGQ from the coding sequence ATGAAGTTTGCAAGAGTATTCTTGACTTTGATTCTCGTCGTGATTTTTGCCGGCTTGGTTTTCGGCACGGACCAGGAAAAGAAGCCGGCGGCCAAGACCGCCGCGAAACCGGCGATGGACGAAAAGGCCGCGATGGCGATGATGGAAAAGCTGGCCACCCCCTCGGAGGGACACAAGAAGCTTGATATGCTGGTCGGCACCTGGCATGTGAAGAACACCATGTGGATGGATCCTTCCAAGCCGCCGATGGTTTCCGAAGGAACCTCGGAGCACAAATGGGTCCTGGGAGGCCGGTTTCTCGAGCAGCGCTTCGAAGGGACTTTTATGAACATGCCCTTCTCGGGGCTTGGGTACACCGGTTACGACAACTACAAGAAGAAGTATGTGAGCGTGTGGATGGATTCGGCAGGCACGTCAATACTGAACACGACCGGTTCTTTCGATGCCGCAGGCAAAGTTCTCACGACGACCGGCAAGATGGATGATTTCACGACCGGAAAGGTGATGACTGTCCGCGAGAAGATGACCCTTGCCGGCAAGGACGAGGTCCTTTTCGAAATGTATGGCCCCAATCCCACGGGCAAAGAGTACCGGATGATGGAGATCCAGTACACCCGCAAGGGGCAATAG
- the gyrA gene encoding DNA gyrase subunit A encodes MSTEQPPKDQGKPQPPVQQPLHLGNRIPVNIEDEMRRSYLDYAMSVIIGRALPDVRDGLKPVHRRILYGMNEMGLASNKPYRKCAKIVGEVMGNYHPHGDAAIYDTLVRMAQEFSMRYPLVDGQGNFGSIDGDPPAAMRYTEARLPRIAQVMLEDIDKETVDFTPNYDESLQEPLCLPARLPNLLVNGSSGIAVGMATNIPPHNLVEIVDATVALIEDPETTVPQLMKKIPGPDFPTGGFIYGKEGIKNAYATGRGSLIMRARAAIEHLTKDKDAIVITEIPYQVNKAKLIEKIAELVQEKKIDGISDLRDESDREGMRIVVELRRGEPAEVILNNLYKQTPMQSSFGVIMLSIVNGRPRVLNLKDMIQYFIDHRVMVVRRRTQFELRKAEERAHILEGLKIALDNIDAVIKLIRASATPKEAREGLMARFKLSERQAQAILEMTLQRLTGLERGKIQAEYEELIKLIEKLQSILASEKKLRGVVVDELQEIKRIYGDVRRTLIIDEQAEITLEDLIAQEDVAITLTHTGYLKRTPTAIYRTQTRGGKGRIGMRTREEDFVEHLFIASTHSYLLIFTNKGRVYWLKVYEIPDVGTAGKGKSIVNLVNLTAGEKVSAVLPVLKLDAEDNDKQFIVMATQLGVIKKTPLSAFANPMARGIIAINLDSNDELIGCKLTDGKQVVFLATHDGKAIRFPEAEVRDMGRQAHGVRAMRLGKGDFVVSMATFGEKGLVLSVTERGYGKRTGIEEYRLTARGGKGVINVKTTERNGKVVGALCVEEDSEVMLITAQGKIIRTDSSQIREAGRSTQGVRLIDLEAEDRVAACSLIEKNAEEGNGNGE; translated from the coding sequence ATGTCCACGGAACAACCACCCAAGGATCAAGGCAAGCCTCAACCTCCCGTCCAGCAACCGCTCCATCTGGGTAACCGCATCCCCGTCAACATCGAAGACGAGATGCGGCGCAGCTACCTGGATTACGCCATGTCGGTCATCATCGGGCGCGCCCTTCCCGATGTGCGCGACGGGCTGAAACCCGTGCATCGGCGCATCCTCTATGGGATGAACGAAATGGGGTTGGCCTCGAACAAGCCTTACCGCAAGTGCGCCAAGATTGTGGGCGAGGTGATGGGCAACTACCACCCCCATGGCGACGCCGCCATTTACGACACCCTGGTGCGCATGGCCCAGGAGTTCTCCATGCGCTATCCCCTGGTCGACGGGCAGGGGAACTTCGGTTCCATCGACGGGGATCCCCCGGCGGCGATGCGGTATACCGAGGCGCGCCTGCCGCGCATCGCCCAGGTGATGCTCGAGGATATCGACAAGGAAACCGTCGATTTCACGCCCAATTATGACGAGTCGCTCCAAGAGCCGCTGTGCTTGCCCGCCCGGCTGCCGAACCTCCTGGTGAATGGAAGCTCCGGCATTGCCGTCGGCATGGCAACCAACATCCCCCCGCACAACCTGGTGGAAATTGTGGATGCGACCGTGGCGCTCATCGAAGATCCTGAAACCACCGTCCCCCAATTAATGAAAAAAATCCCGGGACCTGATTTTCCGACGGGCGGCTTCATCTACGGCAAGGAAGGCATCAAGAACGCTTACGCGACCGGCCGCGGATCACTGATCATGCGCGCGCGCGCTGCCATTGAACATCTGACCAAGGACAAAGACGCCATCGTCATCACCGAGATCCCGTACCAGGTCAACAAGGCCAAGCTCATTGAGAAGATCGCCGAACTGGTGCAGGAAAAGAAAATCGATGGCATCAGCGATTTGCGCGACGAATCCGACCGCGAAGGGATGCGGATCGTGGTGGAGTTGCGCCGGGGCGAGCCGGCGGAGGTGATCCTCAACAATCTTTACAAGCAGACGCCGATGCAGAGCTCCTTCGGCGTGATCATGCTGTCGATCGTCAATGGCCGGCCGCGCGTGCTGAATCTGAAGGACATGATTCAGTACTTCATCGACCACCGGGTCATGGTGGTCCGCCGGCGGACGCAGTTTGAGCTTCGGAAAGCCGAGGAGCGCGCCCATATCCTCGAAGGGCTGAAGATTGCGCTCGATAATATCGATGCCGTCATCAAACTGATCCGCGCCAGCGCCACCCCCAAGGAGGCGCGCGAGGGGTTGATGGCCCGCTTCAAGCTGAGCGAGCGCCAGGCCCAGGCCATCCTGGAAATGACCTTGCAGCGGTTGACCGGCCTTGAGCGCGGGAAGATCCAGGCGGAATACGAAGAGTTGATCAAGCTGATCGAGAAGCTTCAAAGCATCCTGGCAAGCGAGAAAAAGCTGCGCGGCGTGGTGGTCGATGAGCTTCAGGAGATTAAAAGGATCTACGGCGACGTCCGCCGGACCCTGATCATCGACGAGCAGGCCGAAATCACGCTGGAAGATCTGATTGCGCAGGAGGATGTCGCCATCACGCTCACCCATACCGGCTACCTGAAGCGCACGCCGACCGCGATCTATCGGACCCAGACCCGCGGCGGCAAGGGGCGCATCGGGATGCGGACGCGCGAGGAGGACTTCGTCGAGCACCTTTTCATTGCCTCCACGCACTCCTACCTGCTCATCTTCACGAACAAAGGCAGGGTGTATTGGCTGAAGGTGTACGAGATCCCGGATGTCGGCACGGCCGGGAAGGGAAAGTCGATCGTCAACCTCGTCAACCTCACCGCCGGGGAAAAAGTGTCGGCCGTGCTGCCGGTGCTGAAGCTGGACGCGGAGGACAACGACAAGCAGTTCATCGTCATGGCGACGCAGCTCGGCGTCATCAAGAAGACGCCGCTGTCGGCCTTTGCGAACCCGATGGCGCGCGGCATTATCGCCATCAACCTCGATTCCAACGACGAGTTGATCGGGTGCAAGCTGACGGACGGGAAACAGGTTGTGTTCCTCGCGACGCACGACGGCAAGGCCATCCGCTTCCCTGAAGCTGAGGTGCGCGACATGGGGCGCCAGGCGCATGGCGTCCGCGCCATGAGACTCGGCAAGGGCGACTTTGTGGTCTCGATGGCGACGTTTGGCGAGAAGGGACTGGTGCTCTCAGTCACCGAGCGCGGTTACGGAAAGCGAACGGGGATTGAGGAGTATCGCCTCACGGCCCGTGGCGGCAAGGGAGTCATCAACGTCAAGACGACCGAGCGCAATGGCAAGGTGGTCGGCGCGCTGTGTGTCGAAGAAGATTCCGAGGTCATGTTGATCACGGCGCAGGGAAAAATCATCCGCACCGACTCGTCGCAGATCCGCGAAGCCGGGCGCTCCACCCAGGGGGTCCGCTTGATCGACCTCGAGGCCGAAGACCGCGTCGCCGCCTGCTCGCTGATTGAAAAGAACGCCGAGGAAGGGAATGGGAACGGGGAATAG